CGCGAAACTGGCCTCGTCGGCCGCCGCCACCGCCCGCAGTGACGCCGCCCGTTCCGGCGAGGTGGTCACTGAGGCCGTCTCGGCCATGGGCGAGATCGAGGAAAGCTCGGGTCAGATCACCCAGATCATCAGCGTCATCGACGAGATCGCCTTCCAGACCAACCTCCTGGCGCTGAACGCCGGGGTCGAGGCGGCCCGGGCCGGGGACGCCGGCAAGGGCTTTGCGGTGGTCGCCTCCGAGGTTCGCGCCCTGGCCCAGCGCTCCGCCGAGGCCGCCAAGGAGATCAAGACCCTGATCGCCGCCTCCTCCTCCCAGGTGGAGCGAGGGGTCAGGCTGGTGGGCGAGACCGGCGAGGCCCTGACCGCCATCGTCAGCCGGGTGACCGAGATCGACGGCCTGATCTCCGAGATCGCCCTGTCCTCCCAGGAGCAGGCCACCGGCCTGGCCGAGGTCAACACCGCCGTCAACCAGATGGACCAGGTGACCCAGCAGAACGCCGCCATGGTGGAGCAGGCCACCGCCGCAGCCTCCAGCCTCCGCTCGGAGGCTGACGACCTCAACCGGCTTGTGGCGCGCTTCCAGACCGGCAAGCCCACTGTGAGGGCCGCGTCCCGACCGGTGGTCGCCCAGCCCGGCCGCCACGCGCCCGCCGCCAATCCGGTGGCCCGCGCCCAGGGCCGCCTGGCGGCGGCCATGGCGCCGGCGCCCTCGGCCAATGAATGGGAAGAGTTCTGAAGGAGGCCCTGGCGTCCTGCGGGCGCTGATCTCTTGCGAGATCGGCGGCCTGTCCTGCTGACCCGATCACGGGGGTGAGGTCAGGGTGAGGCGCCAAGGTTGATTTGCCTGTTCCCGGCCCGGCACGGGGAGCCAAACAATGCCGGAGAAAGAGTCGTTCATGCTTCACTGTATCGGATATTTGAGCACCTCGCGGGAGCTGCTCACCACGCTCGCGGTCACCGCCCTGGTCGCCCAGGCGTCGCACGCCAACAAGACGCGCCAGGTGACGGGCATGCTCTGCTACCACGATGGCACATTCCTGCAGTTCATCGAGGGCGCGCGGTCGTCCCTCGACGAGTTGATGGGCAAGATCCGAAGGGATGAGCGCCACACCGGAATCATCCAGGTCCACGACAAGCCCATTGAGGCGCGGCTGTTTCCGCAATGGAGCATGTCTCTGGTGCGCACCAGCAGGCTGAATCCCGCGCAGCTGGCGGGGT
The sequence above is drawn from the Phenylobacterium glaciei genome and encodes:
- a CDS encoding BLUF domain-containing protein, producing the protein MPEKESFMLHCIGYLSTSRELLTTLAVTALVAQASHANKTRQVTGMLCYHDGTFLQFIEGARSSLDELMGKIRRDERHTGIIQVHDKPIEARLFPQWSMSLVRTSRLNPAQLAGFQDLRTLDVRAPGAPSHAARVADFLEPFRLWLR